In Equus quagga isolate Etosha38 chromosome 14, UCLA_HA_Equagga_1.0, whole genome shotgun sequence, the genomic stretch GCCTTAGGGAGTGTGAGTCAGAAGCCCAGTAAATGGAGGGCCTGGTTGCTCAGAGGCTCCTGGGGTGGTGTGTTGGCCGCACCTCTGAACCTTCTGGGAGTAGGAGGGTAGAACTGCTGGAGAACTGGGAAGGGTATGCTGGGCATGGGCAGTGACCTCAGCAAGGGCATTGGCATGGCAAGAGGATGGTCAAGGATCACTCTCTGCTGGAGGCTATGGAAAGTGAGGCTACCCCAGGGAAGGGCTGAGTCACTGCTTACTCTTTTGTGATTGTGTTGTTATGACCATGAAGGCCACAGAGGAGATCTGGGCTCCTGAAGGAATGGGGTCGAATTGGGcacaaattattttctcctccccaccccgggGTCTCCACAAAgttgttggttgaatgaataaaagtgcgtgaatgaatgaatgaacggatgagtgagtgagtgatgaatgaatgaattttactACTTGTGTTGGGTTCATACTCAGTGCCAGGCCTTGTCCTAAATGCTGGGAATGCACACTACAGGGGACAGATGTTCCTGCCCTCATGGcactcacagtctagtggggagacagagaaatagGCAGTTATAATCAGCATGGTGAGCACTGGGATGGCACCAAACCCTACCTGTGTGCTTGCTAAGGGACAGGGAGTGGGTCAGTTTGGAGAAGTGACCTTTACGCTGATGCCTGAAGGAGGAATGGGTGACAGTGAGGTGACAATCAAGGGGAGGAAGGCTgggctcagagaggaggaggggcaagtcgcaggcagagagagagagaagggggtgaGGGTCGTCAGAGACAAGGCTGACAGGCTGAGGGTTAGGGGCTCCAAACAGCACTCAAACCTTGTGGGGGAATTGGGATTCTATCCTGAAGGCAAGGAGAAAACAATTAGGAGTATTAAACTGGAGAGTAACTTCTTTAGTTTAGCATTTCAGAACAATTGTCTGGGCTGTAGTGTGCAGCCCAGATTGGAGGAGATTAGACTGGAACAGGGAGACCATTTGTGAGGCTGTTGCAAAGATCCAGGTAAAAAATACCAGTAGTCTAGACTGCAGTAGTGATGTGGGGGTGTAAAAGAGGGGAGAGCGTTATGTGATTCACTGATTCCTGAGCAAATCACTGTATCTGGCTCAGCCACAAAGGCATGCATGGacgaatcaatgaatgaatgatacctGAACCTTTGAATTCATGTGTGAGTGCCTGCATGAATCGATGCAAGAGGGAAGGTGTACATTCCTGAATAAGTGCATGCGTGTAGAAGCCAAGGCCCAGGTAGGATTGTGCTTGGAGGAGATGTGCCAAGCTCCAGAAGGGCCTCCCAGATGGTCACGGGAGGAGAGCGGTCcctccaggacagatcagaagGACGAAACTCTTTGAGGCAGGAAGGTACAGGCTGACAGGGAAGGCAGATGGATTAATGTGTGTGACTCAGTCAGAAGATGGTAAATTGGTCCCCAGATTCAAAAGGTGTATGACTTTCATGGAGAAAGGTGTGGCTGTGGAGGGCATGGCTGCCCTGGGCACTGATGTTCCTGGAAGGTTTGGTGGGAGAGCCCTGAAGGCGATGGAGAGTCTCTGGGGAAGAGCAGGCATTCACATTCCCTAGGGCCTGAGgtgagggaaggatggagggagaagaggtGGTATTGGCTATCTCGAAGACTGGATCAGCAAGAAGACCCCGCTCTGTGGGCCCGCCTCATTTGAAAGCTGAGGGTGCTGGGGCACCTTGTACAGATAACTCTCACATCAGGTGTGCAGCCACCTTTGTGTAACCACGCCCACTCCCAGCCCTTGTGTGTTTGGTTGCCCAGCAGCCTGGGTCTGGGGACTGCCTGTCCCTCTGCTGCCTCTTGGACCAGTCAGGATTCCTGGTTTCCTTGGTAACGGGAAGCACGTCAGCAGTCTGGGCGCTCCCAGCCGGTCCTGGTGCTGCGGTTGCCGAGGAGACGCTGCAGCCTAGCTGGGCCCTGGCAGGTGAGGGGGGTTGGTGCTGGGAAGCCCCAAGCCCAGCCTCAAGCTTGCTGGGGCCCATGCCCTCAAGGCCCACTTTCAAGCTCAAACTGTTGGGCAGGTTCTGGGCAGGAGAGGGATCCCTGGGAGCCTTGAAGCCACACCCTGTTTGTACTGAGAGTTCTAGGCTTTGCAGGGCCCCAGGTGGCTAGAGTATTCCCAAGGGGCTGAGCCTTCTGGTGTCCCCAAGACCGGGCTTCACTGTGGTGGTGAGGTGACCGCTTCGGGGTGGAATGGAAATTcaggattgggggaggggagtcaggATTAGAAAGAAGAGATGTGAGCAAGAAGGGCTGGGGTCTCATGAACCCCTACCGGTTCCCCACCCCAAGGAGGTGCCCACCTGTGGTGGTCCTGGCCCCTCCCTAGTGAGCTCCAGGCGGAGGAGGATCTTGCCTGGCAGACGCTCTGCCCTGGTGAGAAGGGGGCGGGATGAGCTTTTCTCTGCAGCCCAGCACCAGGCTGTGAGCCCAgctggctgggctggaggggctgTGAGGAGGGAGGGCGGAGGCAGGAGGGGCTAGGAACGAGCGCCATGTTCTCCCAGGACTTTTTCCTGGCCATCATCCTGCAGGACAGCAGTCCAGGTGAGgggcagcacagggctgggcatgATGTGGGGCGGGGCTGGCAGGGTGTGCAGAGGCAGGGAAGGCGTGAGCTGAGCTACAGGGCTGGAGTGGTGTGGCTCTGTCGGAGGGAGGAGGGATGTCTGTCACAGGAACACCACACGTATGCATGTGCATGAAATGTTTGCCTGCATCTGTATGCATCTGTCGGGGTGTGAGTGTCTGGTGCCTGCACACATGTGGCAGAGGCTGATGTATGTTGTGTGTCTGAGTGTGCATTCACTATATGTGGTACCCACACATGTGTTGGGGGTCATTGTGGCTGTGGTCTCTGCACACATGTGTGGTGGGGGCTGGTCTATATAGTGGTGTGTGTACACTTCTATGTATGGTGTCTGCATTAGTGTATGGCTGGGGTTGGTGTATGGGTCTTTGCccctgcacatgtgtgtgcacctgtATGTGACACCTGCCATCTGTGCTGGtattttctgtgtgtgcacaCCCTTGTGTTTGTGGTGTCTGCACAGGTGTGTAGTAGGGCTTGTATATGTTGTGTGGgttgtgtgcacatgtgtgtgtacagGAGCTGGTAAGTGTGTGCACCTGAGATATGGATATGTATGACAGGAGGTCAACTGGGGTCACCcaacctccctcccttctttccttcctctctgccttcctcctttgCTCTGTGTAACCACATTAGCCAGGAGCAGGGCCCAGGAGGAGACCTGAGCCATGTTCCCTGCCGATGGGCCCCATGTTGTGACTCCAGACTGCAGGctctgggaggaagcaggagcttTGTTGTGCTGGGgcccttcccccactccttcctctccaccaTGGGGTCTTGGGAGAGAGCTAGGCGTAAGTACCCGCTGTCTGCTTGTTGAGTGGGCAGACCCTCACCAAGCCCCCAACCTGGCAGATTCCTTCTGGAACCCCAACGCCTTCGAGACGGATTCCGACCTGCCGGCTGGATGGATGAGGGTCCAGGACACCTCAGGGACCTACTACTGGCATATCCCAACGGGGACCACCCAGTGGGAGCCCCCGGGCCGGGCGTCCCCCTCACAGGAGAGCAGCCCCCGAGAGGAGTCCCAGGTGAGGCTCACGGGCCTGTTGTTTTTTGGCTGGGGGCGGAGGGGTATTTGCTGCTGGAGCAAGATGAGCCCCCACTCCTTATTCAATCCCTCCTCCTAGATAACCTGGACAGGCTTTGCTCACAGAGAAGGCTTTGAGGATGGAGAATTTTGGAAGGTGAGTGAGGGGACCTGCTTCACAATGGGGACGCTGGGGAAGGGACCTCATATTGATCCTgattcctctctccccttctcaagGATGAACCCAGTGAAGAGGCCCCAATGGATTTGGGACTGAAAGACCCTGAGGAGGGACCCTTACCTTTCCCGGCTCAGAGCCTCAGGTAAGTGGGAAGGCACAACACAGTGGGTTGGCAGTGGGGTGGATCTATCCGGAAGGGGCCTTGGGACAGCTCCATGTATGGGGGCCCTGTTCCAAGTGTTATCATCTGTCTCCAGCCCAGAACCATTGCCCCAAGAGGAGGAGAAGTTGCCTCTGAGGAATATCAACCCAGGGACCAAGGTTTGTTCAAGAGCAACACCCAGTCCCCAGACTAGGGCCCCTCTGTGCAGGAGAGCTCCTTATGTTATGTTCTGGGAGGCACCTCTGGTCTCAGTACAGCTCCCTGGGTCCTGATTTGGGAGTTCTTTCTGTCTCAGCAAATCCCCTGTGTCCTGTGCTGGAGGCTCCTCCAGTTTTAGCTCAGACCCTCTACCTCCCACCCCTCTTCTGTGTCTGGCAGTGTTTCGCCGTGCGCTCTTTAGGCTGGGTGGAGATGACCGAGGAGGAGCTGGCCCCTGGACGCAGCAGCGTGGCAGTCAACAATTGCATCCGTCAGCTCTCCTACCACAAAAACAATCTGCACGACCCCAtgtctgggggttggggggaggtgaGGGCCCAAGCCAGCAGGGTGGGCAGGGTGGTGCAGTGGAAAAGGGAACTGTGACAGATGGGAGAACTGAGCTGCCCAAGCGAGAGCTGGTGAAGGAGGGTGTAGACCCATCCCAAGTGACAGGCCTATTGAGATGGATGTATGACCCCAGGTTGGACCCTTGGGAGAGCTTACCTCTGCTGAGCTGGAGGTGGTGGAGATCAGCCACCTTCCCTGCTGGGGCCCCACTGAGTGCCTGCTTCCTGGGCCTGCAGGGAAAAGATCTGCTGCTACAGCTCGAGGACGAGACACTAAAGCTGGTGGAACCGCAGAGTCAGGCCCTGCTGCACGCCCAGCCCATCGTCAGCATTCGTGTGTGGGGCGTCGGGCGGGACAGTGGAAGGTGGGAGCAGGGCCTGGGATCCCAGGGTGGGGGCTCATCCAGCAGTCAGAGTGGGCCCTCCTCCCTAACTCTGTTCTTTGCCTCTCTTGTGCTGCCGGACCCAGAGAGAGGTACTTTGCCTATTTACCTTGACtgttcctcctcccacccctggacTGGATGCCTTGAAGCCCCCAAGTTGCCCTATTCtgccctgccccttcctgcccGCTCTGCTCATCCACTCTCCCCAACCTCGGCACGCTTGCCTGCCTACCCTCCAGCCAGAAGGCAGTCCCCACAGGACACCATCCTGAGGACAGAAACCCTGGAGGAGCTGTGATGGACAGGGAGGgcatgggtggggtggggatgaggcTCAGCACTGGATGGCACTGAGAGACACTGAggtgcccctcccccaacagGGACTTTGCCTACGTAGCTCGCGATAAGCTGACCCAGATGCTCAAGTGCCACGTGTTTCGCTGTGAGGCACCCGCCAAGAACATCGCCACCAGCCTGCATGAGATCTGCTCTAAGGCACGGCCCCCTCCACTCCTTGGACTAGCTGCCACCTTTGCTCTACAAGGATGTGGGTGGGGTCACTGAGTGGGAGTAGGGGGCCCCAGGGCAAGGAAGCCCCTAACAGACTCTCCCTCGctcctttcctctgctctttccttcctcagatCATGGCTGAACGGCGCAGTGCCCGCTGCTTGGTAAATGGACTCTCCCTGGACCACTCTAAACTTGTGGATGTCCCTTTCCAAGGTCAGTGTCTTACCCCGCCAGGTCCAGCTCAGCTTTGTTGGCAAAGGCGGGGTGACCCAAGAAGAGATGTGAGCCACTGGACAGACATGATAGAAAAATGGACACATGGAGACTAAATTCTTTGGATCAAATAAGTGGATGGACTTCGGTTaaagggaggcagggggaggggtggaagTAGGGCTTAGCTGGGTGTATGTCCAGCTTATGTCCTGGTGGTGGGGACCGGGAGTAAGCAAGATCTGCCACCACGATtgatcctcctcttctttcctacAGTTGAATTCCCAGCGCCTAAGAATGAGTTGGCACAAAAGTTCCAAGTCTATTACCTGGGGAATGTGCCTGTTGCTAAACCTGTTGGTATGTGTGTCCTTCTTCACCCAGGGACCACCACCTTGATCCCAAAGCTCTGCCCGCACCCTCTGTTTCCCACTGCCTCTTCTACCAGACCTTCCTCATGCTTGGTGTCACCTGCCTTCAAAATGCATCCCACCCCCTGTACCTCTGTCCCAGCTGCACTCCGTGTTCCGCCTGTAGCAGCAGTCGGCATGCCTTCACTGAGCATCAGCCACATGACTGGTGCTGAACCAGGCACAGAGAGAGACCCCACTCTTGCATCTCATGGAAGAGCTTTAGTTGGGTTAGGAGGCAGGTCTTAGATGACTGGAGACACCAGGCAGCAGCCTAGAGCTGGGTTTGGCATTACAGCACCAGCTATGGGCTGTGAGTGTCTAAAGAGGAAGTGATAAGCATTATCGTCACATACTTTAGTGTCTGTAAAGTACTTGCTTatgtattatgtcatttaatctttgATGATCCTCTGAGGTTGGGATTATGataatacccattttatagataaggaagctgaggttaGAGACTATCTGGTTCACTCATATTTTCAATGCTTTCACAGCGcctgttatttatttgttcattcacttaacaaataccTTTGAAGCCTACCATGTGTCAGGTCCTGTGAGAATAATGACCATAGTCATGCTTTCATGGAGGTTATAGTAGAAAAAATAGGAATTAATCAAATAATCGCACAAGTAAATGTGTAATTACAAATTGAGTCATTCATTGACAGAAAGTAGCAAGGTGCTATGAAACTACATAACAGAGGAATTTCTTTTAGTCTAGGGAGTCAGAAAAGGCTTCCTTGAGAAAGCGACATTTGAATTGAGATCAAAAAATGAATAGGAGCTAATATGGTAAAGTGGGATGAAGATAGGAGTAAGGCAGAGAAAGATCATTCCAGGCAGAGTGAACAGTGTGTGCGAGGACCCGTAGTGGAAGGCACTTTGATACTTCAAAGGCATTGAGAGAAGGCCAGTGGTGCCAGatgaggctgggagctgggcagTGGTCAGACCCTGTGGGACCTCGCAGGCCGCATTAACGATTTGGTCTTCATCCTAGAAGCAGCAAGGAACTATTGAGGAGTTTTTGGGAGAGCACTTGGCCTAATCAGATTTGAGTTTTGAAAAGCTCCCTTTGGTGATACCATGGAGAAAGATGTTCAGTGGGTGGAGGTGGGCATAAGGAACTCAACTAGGAGAATCTTGCAGTAGTTGTGGCCAGTAATGAGAGTATCTTGGACTATGGTAGAGCTGAAGAGGAGTCTGTAGATTCAAGACATTTAGACAATTAGAATCAACAAGGCTTGGTGGACTGAGTGAATGTGAGGGGCAGAGGCATTAAGGCTGACTCCTGGCCCCTGGCTTTTGGAACTAACAGGATAGTGGTGCTGTTCTCTGAAGGTAGCACTGGAAGAAGCCAGTTTTGGTGTGGAAATTTGAGGTCAGTTTCAGACATGCTGAGTTTGATGTGCCTTGGGGAAGCAGAATAGCAAACAGGTTGGCAGCTGAATTCACAGAGgaaaggtctgggctggagatacagGTGTGGGCATCACCGGATTACAGAGGTAATCAAAGCCATGAGTGTGGAGAAGTGGGCAGCCTGCAGTGAGAAGGGAAATGAGGCTAGGCCTGCCTTGAGGTCCTCTAACATTTAATGGACAGTGGAGGAGGATGAAACTGCCAAGGATAGTGACAGCAGGAGAGAGGTCGGAGGAAAAAAGACTGCTTCAAGAAGTGGTTGGGTGCCATGTCAAAGGATGCTTAGGAAGAACTAACAATatttggtgaatggataaacaaacaaatgaaagaatgaatgagaaccCTCATGTGACATAGCCGGGAGTTGTAGACCTAGGACTCAGACCCTGGTCATCTTCAATGCTCTGCTTTTCCCCTCAAACCATGCTGACTCTAATGACATTCAATGAGGGAACCCTTCTTATAAAGGCTGGGGATTGAGCTGGGGTTTGAAGAAAGGCTGGGGTTTGCAGAGAGAAGAGTGGGTATTCCAGTTGGATTCAGTGGCACTGCCACAGATGTGGAGCCAGAGGTGGGAAAATCATGTTCAGGGAGCAGGGAGGCGGCTTGGCTCACCCCTTTACCTTtgctctcatttcctcctccctctcagcTTCTAAacccttgtttctcttccagtTCCCTCCTCCTCTACTCCCACATCTGCTCCTCTCCATCTGCTACCCTACACAGGTTCTCACAATGCTTAAGCAACTGTCTGCCACCCTTGACTGCCCCTCCGCTGCCCCTCAGCTTGATGGGTCTGCTCTGTTGAAGCCGGGGCTATCACACCAGGAGTCTCTAAGCTCACAGCCTGCTTTATCCTATGTTCCCTTTTTAACCCCCAGGAGTTCAGCATTGGCCCCTACTGAAACTGcagtattcattcattaatcattcattcattcaacaaatgactAGTGACTGCCTGGTTcatgtcaggcactgtcctaggttcTTGGAATACATTgatgaacaaaactgacaaagaCTCCTGCCCTCAAGTAGCTAACATTCTAgccaggagagacagacaataaaataaataaattatatagtatgttgGAAGCCAACAACtgatatggaaaaaaaatcacagcaggaTAAGGGGATTTGGAAGTGTGGGGCTGGGAGTCAGGTATGGGTTTCAGTCCTAAATTGTTACCAAACATGGCTGACTTTTCCCAGGCCGAGTTGTTCCACTGCTTTCTCCACCTCCCTGCTGATCCTCCCCACACTCTGAGGTAGGCTTCACCCTGACAGCCCCACCTGCATCTTGAGCACTTTGACTTTGATGTCTCATCCACGCTCATGATCTTTGAGATTTTCATTGCACTAGCCTAAATGTCATAAATATCACAGCCCTCTGCAATCTGACTTGACCTGCCCACTCCTGCTGGCACTGTCACCTTCTGGGGACTCCTGGGTGACTTGGTTATACCAGTTCAGGTGTGTCAGCCCATGCTGCCTTGAGGGTGACTTGCTCAAGCTTCTGTAATTCCTTGAGTAGATAAGCCCTGTGATAGGATTGGGGACACAGATGTGAATTAAACTTGGTTTCTGTCCTTGAGATAGCTACAGCATAGTGTGGAGAAAAGTTTTCCAGCAGTTACTAGATGTTGTGCTAAGAGTTGTCCCAGAAAcatcctctctctgctccacagCAGAGAAGGCCTCCCAGGTGGGGCCTGGGTGAACCCCAAAAGATGAGAATTGGGAGTTTCTTAGACAGTGAAGGGGCCAGAGCACTCCAGACAGAGGCTATGCCCTCAGTTACAGTCTGTGTCCCTCGAGTGCATCTTCATCTCTTACTTTGTATTCCCCATCTGCCTAGCAGGTCATTTGCCAAGATTAGATGTTAATAAATACTATATAAATCATTTGAAGCTCAGGGAGCAGTAAAATACGAGGCTTGACAGCTCTGATGAGGCCAGTTTTTGGAGGACTTGCATGCTTGGAGAGGAGCTTGGCCTTGATCCAGCCAGAGGTAAGATGAGCAAGGCCAAGATGAGGGAGCACTTTCGAAGAAGGCATTTGTCCTCTGCCCACAAAGGGTCCACGTAGTCTACTCCTAGGGGGAGCCCAGAGGCACTGGAAGGGGCAAGGGGCAAGGGGGCCCAGGAGCGGACCACAGAGGCATGCACCTTTTGTGTTGGCGTTGTTCGTTCTAACCTCTAACTCTTCACTGGGAAGGTGAGGACGCCTACCTCACACAGCCAGCTCATGAGTAGTGcggggactggaacccaggcctccaTCATGCCATGTGCTCCTGCCTTGGCTCTCTGCTGAGTGCAAGCAAAAGTGGGATGCAGGAGTGGAAATCGTTCACAGCAGTTTGAGGTGGAGGAAACCATTGTGTTACAAGGGAAAGTTGATTGATCTAAAAGCCAGGAGCCTTGGGTTCCTTGGCCTTCGAGCACACTGTAGAAATTATTGAGTGCAGCCAAGATTTACACAGCCCTTCTTATTCTGAAAACTTGGAATGTAGACAAGGGGCAGGACAAAGGCCTGGCTAAGAACCCAGGCTCTAGAATCAGATTACCTGTTTTCAGATCCCTATTCCTGGGATGACCTAAGGATTATTACCTGATTTCtataaacttcagtttccttatttgtaaaatggtgataaaaggATCTATTGTGAAATTGTTGTAAAGCACTGTAATGAGTTAGCACAGTGTGATACAAGAGTGAACGTTCCTCAAATGGATatcttaaataaaacaaatgttgGGTCTTGGGAGAGGATGGGCCTGTGGGTTCTGATCTGGGTCATTGTTGTGGTGTGAAGCAGTGGGCTGTTTGAATGTGGATAACCACTGAGAGAGCAAGATATGGGGAGGTCAGAGCTTTGGGAGGGTCAGTCAGTTTAGGAGGCTGAAGAAGAGGCAGAGTCAGTGAAGAAAACCAAGCCTAGGATTCAAGATGGAAGAAACCAGAAAAGTGCCAAGTCACTGAAGCCAAGGATGAGAGCACCAGGGAAGGGACACCTGTGCAGCATCCCCCAGGGCTGTAGGCCAGTGAAGTGAGGACGGAGCAAAGGCTCTGGGCCTGACTAGGCACAGCTAGAAAGTGTAGAATAGAGTTGGGGTGTTCTTTCTTCACTCCTAGTGGTGCCATGTGTATGTCCCTATCTTCTAGGGGTAGATGTGATAAATGGAGCCCTGGAGTCAGTCCTGTCCTCCAGTAGCCGTGAGCAGTGGACCCCAAGTCATGTCAGCGTGGCGCCTGCTACCCTCACCATCTTGCACCAGCAGGTAAAGACCTGGGTGGGGGAAGGATAAGACATGGCTCTGTCTTGCCATGGAGGGGAGACTAGGGCGAGGGGAAGAGCTGCCAATAAGATGGATGTGCCCGGTGGAACAGAGGGTTGGGCTGTTCCTTTCTAACTGGGTTCCCTCCCTCCAGACGGAGGCAGTGCTGGGGGAGTGTCGGGTGCGCTTCCTGTCCTTCCTGGCTGTGGGCAGAGATGTCCACACGTTTGCATTCATCATGGCTGCCGGCCCAGCCTCCTTCTGCTGCCACATGTTTTGGTGCGAGCCCAATGCTGCCAGCCTCTCAGAGGCCGTGCAGGCTGCGTGCATGGTAAGCGGGTAGGGTGGTGGAGTGGTGATGCCAACCCCACATGAGGCAGGCTGGAGAGTGACTGCCCCTCCTGCCTTTCTGCAGCTCCGCTACCAGAAGTGTCTGGATGCCCGTTCCCAGgcctccacctcctgcctcccgGCACCCCCTGCTGAGTCTGTTGCCCGGCGTGTAGGGTGGACTGTCCGCAGGGGCGTTCAGTCGCTGTGGGGCTCCCTCAAGCCCAAACGGCTCGGGGCCCATACTCCCTGAAGCCCTGAGTCCTCCTTCCACCTGCTTGTGTTGGGCCCCAGGGAACTCAAGGGTATGGGGCAGGGAGGACTCCTAGAGGCTATTCTTAGGCCTCAGGCCCCCCCAAAGCTGCCCCTCCCCAGTAGCTGGGGTTCCCTGCctaggggctggggag encodes the following:
- the APBB1 gene encoding amyloid beta precursor protein binding family B member 1 isoform X2 — its product is MAPLPPPLARPRRSGRGPAARALLGWGCCDGEAAAESKTRSLSHLRHLGLGPPRAGSAKAMSVPSSLSQSAINANSHGGPALSLPLPLHAAHNQLLNAKLQATAVGPKDLRSAMGEGGGPEPGPANAKWLKEGQNQLRRAATAHRDQNRNVTLTLAEEASQEPEMAPLGPKGLMHLYSELELSTHNAANRGLRGPGLIISTQEQGPDEGEEKAAGEAEEDDEEEDEEEEEEDLSSPPGLPEPLESAEVPPGPQALTDGPREHSKSASLLFGMRNSAASDEDSSWATLSQGSPSYGSPEDADSFWNPNAFETDSDLPAGWMRVQDTSGTYYWHIPTGTTQWEPPGRASPSQESSPREESQITWTGFAHREGFEDGEFWKDEPSEEAPMDLGLKDPEEGPLPFPAQSLSPEPLPQEEEKLPLRNINPGTKGKDLLLQLEDETLKLVEPQSQALLHAQPIVSIRVWGVGRDSGRDFAYVARDKLTQMLKCHVFRCEAPAKNIATSLHEICSKIMAERRSARCLVNGLSLDHSKLVDVPFQVEFPAPKNELAQKFQVYYLGNVPVAKPVGVDVINGALESVLSSSSREQWTPSHVSVAPATLTILHQQTEAVLGECRVRFLSFLAVGRDVHTFAFIMAAGPASFCCHMFWCEPNAASLSEAVQAACMLRYQKCLDARSQASTSCLPAPPAESVARRVGWTVRRGVQSLWGSLKPKRLGAHTP
- the APBB1 gene encoding amyloid beta precursor protein binding family B member 1 isoform X1; this encodes MAPLPPPLARPRRSGRGPAARALLGWGCCDGEAAAESKTRSLSHLRHLGLGPPRAGSAKAMSVPSSLSQSAINANSHGGPALSLPLPLHAAHNQLLNAKLQATAVGPKDLRSAMGEGGGPEPGPANAKWLKEGQNQLRRAATAHRDQNRNVTLTLAEEASQEPEMAPLGPKGLMHLYSELELSTHNAANRGLRGPGLIISTQEQGPDEGEEKAAGEAEEDDEEEDEEEEEEDLSSPPGLPEPLESAEVPPGPQALTDGPREHSKSASLLFGMRNSAASDEDSSWATLSQGSPSYGSPEDADSFWNPNAFETDSDLPAGWMRVQDTSGTYYWHIPTGTTQWEPPGRASPSQESSPREESQITWTGFAHREGFEDGEFWKDEPSEEAPMDLGLKDPEEGPLPFPAQSLSPEPLPQEEEKLPLRNINPGTKCFAVRSLGWVEMTEEELAPGRSSVAVNNCIRQLSYHKNNLHDPMSGGWGEGKDLLLQLEDETLKLVEPQSQALLHAQPIVSIRVWGVGRDSGRDFAYVARDKLTQMLKCHVFRCEAPAKNIATSLHEICSKIMAERRSARCLVNGLSLDHSKLVDVPFQVEFPAPKNELAQKFQVYYLGNVPVAKPVGVDVINGALESVLSSSSREQWTPSHVSVAPATLTILHQQTEAVLGECRVRFLSFLAVGRDVHTFAFIMAAGPASFCCHMFWCEPNAASLSEAVQAACMLRYQKCLDARSQASTSCLPAPPAESVARRVGWTVRRGVQSLWGSLKPKRLGAHTP
- the APBB1 gene encoding amyloid beta precursor protein binding family B member 1 isoform X4, with translation MAPLPPPLARPRRSGRGPAARALLGWGCCDGEAAAESKTRSLSHLRHLGLGPPRAGSAKAMSVPSSLSQSAINANSHGGPALSLPLPLHAAHNQLLNAKLQATAVGPKDLRSAMGEGGGPEPGPANAKWLKEGQNQLRRAATAHRDQNRNVTLTLAEEASQEPEMAPLGPKGLMHLYSELELSTHNAANRGLRGPGLIISTQEQGPDEGEEKAAGEAEEDDEEEDEEEEEEDLSSPPGLPEPLESAEVPPGPQALTDGPREHSKSASLLFGMRNSAASDEDSSWATLSQGSPSYGSPEDADSFWNPNAFETDSDLPAGWMRVQDTSGTYYWHIPTGTTQWEPPGRASPSQESSPREESQITWTGFAHREGFEDGEFWKDEPSEEAPMDLGLKDPEEGPLPFPAQSLSPEPLPQEEEKLPLRNINPGTKCFAVRSLGWVEMTEEELAPGRSSVAVNNCIRQLSYHKNNLHDPMSGGWGEGKDLLLQLEDETLKLVEPQSQALLHAQPIVSIRVWGVGRDSGRDFAYVARDKLTQMLKCHVFRCEAPAKNIATSLHEICSKIMAERRSARCLVNGLSLDHSKLVDVPFQVEFPAPKNELAQKFQVYYLGNVPVAKPVGRVVPLLSPPPC
- the APBB1 gene encoding amyloid beta precursor protein binding family B member 1 isoform X3; translation: MSVPSSLSQSAINANSHGGPALSLPLPLHAAHNQLLNAKLQATAVGPKDLRSAMGEGGGPEPGPANAKWLKEGQNQLRRAATAHRDQNRNVTLTLAEEASQEPEMAPLGPKGLMHLYSELELSTHNAANRGLRGPGLIISTQEQGPDEGEEKAAGEAEEDDEEEDEEEEEEDLSSPPGLPEPLESAEVPPGPQALTDGPREHSKSASLLFGMRNSAASDEDSSWATLSQGSPSYGSPEDADSFWNPNAFETDSDLPAGWMRVQDTSGTYYWHIPTGTTQWEPPGRASPSQESSPREESQITWTGFAHREGFEDGEFWKDEPSEEAPMDLGLKDPEEGPLPFPAQSLSPEPLPQEEEKLPLRNINPGTKCFAVRSLGWVEMTEEELAPGRSSVAVNNCIRQLSYHKNNLHDPMSGGWGEGKDLLLQLEDETLKLVEPQSQALLHAQPIVSIRVWGVGRDSGRDFAYVARDKLTQMLKCHVFRCEAPAKNIATSLHEICSKIMAERRSARCLVNGLSLDHSKLVDVPFQVEFPAPKNELAQKFQVYYLGNVPVAKPVGVDVINGALESVLSSSSREQWTPSHVSVAPATLTILHQQTEAVLGECRVRFLSFLAVGRDVHTFAFIMAAGPASFCCHMFWCEPNAASLSEAVQAACMLRYQKCLDARSQASTSCLPAPPAESVARRVGWTVRRGVQSLWGSLKPKRLGAHTP